Genomic DNA from Ctenopharyngodon idella isolate HZGC_01 chromosome 1, HZGC01, whole genome shotgun sequence:
TTGCAGGAATTTTGGGCGTCTggctttttttaacattagccAGAGTAATTTTTGTGCAGAATCACAGTTCTCTGTCAGAATCATGGATTGTAAATTAATCTTTTTATGTTATTCCCTAACAGTTCAAGCTGAAGCACCACCTGACAGGTGCTGGTGTGTGGAGACTAAGAAATATGTCCGAAAGGAAACTATTGAAGAGTTCTCCATTTTCCCTATAAGACCACGCTGCGACAAAGTAGAAATCATGTAAGTCTTCATCTGTTAACCTGCATGTGATAAGACTTAATATACGCATGTGAtataacttaattttattaaacataCTGATTTTTGcataatactaaaatactaaGAGTGTTTTAACAGGATTATACTTGAAACGAGCAAAACAAGTCTTATTATCTTATGCAGTGTTGCTTATCatataaatctatctatctatctttttttttttttttttttttagattttttttaagatttttagatattttattggCAAAAAGGCCAAATCAGAttaaatgaaacttttttttttttttttttttacaatgcatGCCATAAATTTCCTTGCATTTCACACAGTTGCTAAGTAGATACACAGGGGTAAAGATCTAACTTTGTTGACATGATATCATAGAAGTTAGCCTGAATCTTATTAATTTGATGTGTTTTCAATGTTTGCAGACTGACACTAAAACCTGTGAATAATATGAGTGAAGTCGTCCAGCGCTGCTTGAATCCAAGTTCAGCGCAGGGCAAGAACCTGCAGACTTGCTGGAAGAGGTaccaacatttttattatatcactttgtttttaatcaGTAATAATCAACTAAAACAATATTTGCCACAAATCTAATGGGACCAAATATACCCTAAACATAATGGTATACTTAAGAATAACTATAGAGAATATTAAgtatcaaaaagttaatttgcTTAATGCTCTCTAAGACAATTCTCTGGCTAATGTTCACATATA
This window encodes:
- the cxcl18b gene encoding chemokine (C-X-C motif) ligand 18b → MAFLPKALLLLLLAVVCIQLSGVQAEAPPDRCWCVETKKYVRKETIEEFSIFPIRPRCDKVEIILTLKPVNNMSEVVQRCLNPSSAQGKNLQTCWKRNTNNTFTFKMSNCPMSQNA